TGGCGGCGCGTGAGCACTTCCTGCCACGTGTCGGTGAGCGAGACGATCTCGCCGCGCACCGGCGCGGCGCTGAACATGAATTTTTGCAGCTGGTCGTTCACAATCTTTTCCTTCATTTCGATCCTGGCGGCGCGGCCCGCGCGGCTTTCGGCGAGGGCTTCAGGCCCCGGAACCGATCAACCGATGCGCACGAGCTGCGCCTTGAAATATTCGCGACGTTCCGCATAACCGTCGGCATTGCGTTTGAGATTGGCGATGTCGGCCTCGGTCAGCTCGCGCACGACCTTGGCCGGCGCGCCGAGAATCAGCGAGTTGTCGGGGAACACCTTGCCTTCGGTGACCACCGCGCCCGCGCCAACCAGACAGTTGCGGCCGATCACCGCGCCATTCAAGACCACCGCCTGAATCCCGATCAGCGCGCCCGCCTTGACGGTGCAGCCGTGCAGCATGGCCTGGTGGCCGATCGTGACGTTTT
The Paraburkholderia acidisoli genome window above contains:
- a CDS encoding gamma carbonic anhydrase family protein, whose protein sequence is MAIYKLGEAAPTIHESVFVADSATIIGKVELAEESSVWFGATLRGDNEPIRIGARSNVQEGAVLHTDPGCPLTVEENVTIGHQAMLHGCTVKAGALIGIQAVVLNGAVIGRNCLVGAGAVVTEGKVFPDNSLILGAPAKVVRELTEADIANLKRNADGYAERREYFKAQLVRIG